One genomic window of Nitrospirota bacterium includes the following:
- a CDS encoding response regulator, whose protein sequence is MGKRILVADSDGVVQQVASYFLKLEGFEVEAVGDGVSAMEAIDKFVPDVIVVNPSLPGINGVEVSQFIRENPKYRSIPIIFLAESEEPLLNKISEVSLDYGIVNKPIDPTRLVNTLKEYLEKEAVPPEEVKESLKNIEELLGWEVSEKKASEIKEDVIEENIQAGSFDVTEMLTGIINVPEMENAMNEETLCADETVMCPMTSEHAETETAVDVKEHDDRPGQPDEHEKAAPAFMYSIENVEAEVKSRITDEMIETMVRKIAADVAERVVREILPDIAEREILKEIERLKGTE, encoded by the coding sequence ATGGGGAAACGGATTCTTGTTGCAGACTCAGACGGCGTAGTGCAGCAGGTAGCGTCATATTTCCTTAAGTTGGAGGGGTTTGAGGTAGAGGCGGTTGGTGATGGCGTTTCCGCAATGGAAGCAATAGACAAATTTGTACCGGATGTAATCGTTGTGAACCCGTCCCTGCCGGGTATTAATGGTGTTGAGGTCAGTCAGTTTATCAGGGAGAATCCGAAATACAGGAGTATACCCATTATATTTCTTGCTGAAAGTGAAGAACCATTACTCAATAAAATCTCTGAAGTATCCCTGGATTACGGGATTGTGAACAAACCTATTGACCCGACAAGGCTTGTCAACACACTTAAGGAGTACCTTGAGAAAGAGGCAGTTCCTCCGGAAGAAGTAAAGGAATCACTGAAGAATATTGAGGAACTGCTCGGGTGGGAGGTCTCAGAAAAGAAGGCGTCAGAGATTAAGGAAGACGTCATTGAAGAGAATATTCAGGCAGGGTCTTTTGATGTCACTGAAATGCTGACAGGTATTATTAATGTTCCTGAAATGGAAAACGCCATGAATGAGGAGACTCTGTGTGCAGATGAAACCGTCATGTGTCCAATGACATCAGAACATGCGGAAACAGAAACTGCAGTGGATGTCAAAGAGCACGATGACAGGCCAGGGCAGCCTGATGAGCATGAAAAGGCAGCGCCGGCCTTTATGTACAGTATTGAAAATGTTGAGGCAGAGGTAAAAAGCAGGATAACTGATGAAATGATAGAGACTATGGTCAGGAAGATTGCTGCTGATGTGGCGGAAAGGGTAGTGAGAGAGATCCTGCCTGATATAGCAGAGAGAGAGATATTAAAAGAAATTGAGCGACTCAAAGGTACTGAATAA
- the ruvX gene encoding Holliday junction resolvase RuvX, producing MRILALDVGDKRIGVAISDELGIAAHSLTTIHRSDQNRDFATIKKIMEDYGVEEIVVGMPVMMSGIIGIQGEKVSRFTDELKKVVTVPVIFMDERLSTRFAEKVLIDADVSRKKRGKVIDKMAAVVILQDYMSIRGKGG from the coding sequence ATGCGTATCCTTGCCCTGGATGTAGGAGACAAGAGGATTGGGGTTGCTATAAGCGATGAGCTTGGGATAGCAGCCCACAGCCTTACCACTATTCACCGTTCAGATCAGAACAGAGATTTTGCAACAATTAAAAAAATCATGGAAGACTATGGTGTGGAAGAGATTGTTGTAGGTATGCCTGTTATGATGAGTGGAATTATTGGCATTCAGGGAGAGAAAGTTTCCAGATTTACGGATGAACTTAAGAAGGTGGTTACGGTTCCCGTTATATTTATGGATGAGAGATTGAGCACCCGTTTTGCAGAAAAGGTATTAATTGATGCTGATGTCAGCAGAAAGAAGAGGGGAAAGGTTATTGATAAAATGGCGGCTGTAGTCATACTGCAGGATTATATGAGCATCAGGGGTAAAGGGGGATAA
- a CDS encoding valine--tRNA ligase: protein MSDSKVLNKIYEPKEVEEKWYKFWEDNGYFRANHDEGRPLFSVVIPPPNITGSLHMGHALNTTIQDIIVRWKRMSGFNTLWLPGTDHAGIATQNVVERQLASEGSSRSEYGRKRFVEKVWEWREQYGRTIVYQLKRLGGSCDWSRERFTMDKGMSEAVREVFVRLYEEGLIFRDSYIINWCPRCMTALSDLEVEHENLRGKLYHVRYDLSDGSGSLIVATTRPETIPGDAAVAVNPQDERYRDFIGRKLILPVIGREIPVIADDIVDMEFGTGALKITPAHDPNDFEAGSRHGLPRIKVMDDDGVMNNEAGPYMGMDRFQCRKAILKDMTDSGALVKEEDYAHAVGHCYRCKTIIEPNISKQWFVRMKTLAEPAIKAAEDGSVRFIPKGWENTYFEWMNNIKDWCISRQIWWGHQIPAWYCDKCPAVTVSRTEPSSCSHCGSTGIRQDEDVLDTWFSSALWPFSTLGWPKETGDLKRFYPTSVLVTGFDILFFWVARMMMMGIRFMGDVPFRDVCIHALVRDAEGQKMSKSRGNVIDPLIIMDKYGTDALRYTLASMASPGRDIKLSEERIGGYRNFGNKIWNAARFIFMNMQDVSVSPDLAALTLPDKWILSRLNRTVRDVTQMLGEYRFDLAAGTMYGFFWREFCDWYVEFAKIQMQEGGSIKDNTVAVLGNVLDASLRMLHPFMPFITEEIWQQLHGSSVMKAPYPVADAALMDVDAESRMSSVMEIIKNIRSLRSELNIPPSREVDVYLKIDDDAALKLIEGQMDYIKRLSSAGNVVTGADIKRPELSAIMIFAGGEIYLPLTGIIDIDKEKGLLEKRLKGICDEIIRIEKKLSNESFVARAPQDVVLKEKEKHKELMDQKERIESNLSWLN, encoded by the coding sequence TTGAGCGACTCAAAGGTACTGAATAAGATATACGAGCCCAAAGAGGTAGAAGAGAAGTGGTATAAATTCTGGGAGGACAATGGCTATTTCCGGGCAAATCACGATGAAGGCCGTCCTTTGTTTTCCGTAGTAATCCCGCCCCCTAACATTACCGGTTCACTCCATATGGGACATGCCCTCAATACCACCATACAGGATATTATTGTCCGGTGGAAGAGGATGTCCGGATTTAATACCCTTTGGCTGCCTGGTACGGACCATGCCGGTATCGCAACTCAGAATGTGGTTGAACGTCAGCTTGCTTCAGAAGGAAGCTCAAGAAGTGAGTACGGCAGGAAGAGATTTGTTGAAAAGGTCTGGGAATGGCGGGAGCAGTACGGACGCACGATTGTTTATCAGTTGAAGCGCCTTGGCGGTTCCTGCGACTGGAGCAGGGAGCGTTTTACAATGGATAAGGGAATGTCAGAGGCTGTGCGGGAGGTCTTTGTGCGCCTCTATGAGGAAGGCCTGATATTCCGTGACAGTTACATAATAAACTGGTGTCCGAGATGCATGACTGCATTGTCTGACCTGGAGGTGGAACATGAGAATCTCCGCGGCAAATTATATCATGTGCGCTATGACCTTTCAGACGGCTCCGGTTCTCTGATAGTTGCTACCACAAGACCTGAGACAATACCTGGCGATGCGGCAGTTGCCGTAAATCCACAGGATGAGAGGTACAGGGATTTTATAGGCAGGAAGCTGATTCTTCCTGTTATCGGCAGGGAGATACCTGTTATTGCGGATGATATCGTTGATATGGAATTCGGCACAGGCGCATTAAAAATTACGCCTGCCCATGACCCGAATGACTTTGAGGCAGGCAGCCGGCATGGCCTGCCAAGGATAAAGGTCATGGATGATGATGGTGTCATGAATAACGAAGCCGGTCCATACATGGGAATGGATCGTTTCCAGTGCAGAAAGGCAATCCTTAAGGATATGACTGACAGCGGAGCCCTGGTTAAGGAAGAGGATTATGCTCATGCAGTAGGCCATTGCTACCGCTGCAAGACTATAATAGAACCTAACATATCAAAGCAGTGGTTTGTCAGGATGAAGACACTGGCTGAGCCGGCAATAAAGGCTGCAGAGGATGGTTCAGTCCGGTTTATTCCAAAGGGATGGGAGAATACATATTTTGAATGGATGAATAATATTAAGGACTGGTGTATTTCAAGGCAGATTTGGTGGGGACATCAGATACCTGCGTGGTATTGCGACAAATGCCCTGCTGTTACCGTTTCCAGGACTGAGCCGTCATCATGCAGCCACTGCGGGAGTACAGGAATCAGGCAGGACGAAGATGTGCTGGACACATGGTTTTCCTCTGCACTATGGCCGTTTTCAACCCTCGGATGGCCAAAGGAGACCGGAGACCTTAAGCGGTTCTATCCTACATCAGTGCTTGTGACTGGATTTGATATCCTTTTTTTCTGGGTAGCCAGGATGATGATGATGGGGATCAGGTTTATGGGAGATGTCCCGTTCCGGGATGTCTGCATACATGCCCTTGTGAGGGATGCCGAGGGTCAGAAGATGAGCAAGTCAAGGGGGAATGTCATTGACCCGCTTATCATTATGGATAAGTATGGCACGGATGCACTGAGATACACCCTTGCGTCAATGGCCTCACCGGGGCGGGATATAAAGCTCTCGGAAGAACGTATCGGGGGCTACAGGAATTTCGGCAATAAGATATGGAATGCTGCAAGGTTTATTTTTATGAATATGCAGGATGTGTCTGTGAGCCCTGACCTGGCAGCGTTGACACTGCCTGACAAGTGGATCCTAAGCCGCCTCAACCGGACAGTCAGAGATGTTACACAGATGCTTGGCGAGTACAGGTTTGACCTTGCCGCAGGCACAATGTACGGTTTTTTCTGGCGGGAGTTTTGTGACTGGTATGTAGAGTTTGCAAAGATACAGATGCAGGAAGGCGGCAGCATAAAGGATAATACAGTTGCTGTGCTGGGCAATGTACTTGATGCCTCACTGCGTATGCTCCATCCCTTCATGCCTTTCATTACGGAAGAGATATGGCAGCAGCTTCACGGTTCGTCAGTCATGAAGGCTCCGTATCCGGTTGCAGATGCCGCATTAATGGATGTGGACGCTGAATCCAGGATGTCATCAGTTATGGAAATCATAAAGAATATCCGGAGCCTCAGGTCAGAGCTTAATATCCCACCTTCCAGAGAAGTTGACGTCTACCTTAAGATTGACGACGATGCAGCGCTGAAATTGATTGAGGGACAGATGGACTACATTAAGAGGCTATCCTCTGCCGGCAATGTTGTAACAGGCGCAGATATTAAGCGCCCGGAGCTTTCAGCGATTATGATCTTTGCAGGCGGTGAGATCTATCTTCCTCTAACGGGAATTATTGATATAGACAAAGAGAAGGGGCTCCTTGAAAAGAGATTAAAGGGTATCTGCGACGAAATCATCCGGATAGAGAAGAAACTGTCAAACGAGAGCTTCGTTGCCAGGGCGCCGCAGGATGTTGTTCTGAAAGAGAAGGAGAAGCATAAGGAATTGATGGATCAAAAAGAGAGAATCGAGTCAAACCTTTCATGGTTGAATTAA
- a CDS encoding phasin family protein, producing the protein MLDVIRKALLAGLGAQERAKEFIDDLVKKGELNQSDAAKLMNEVMAKAEKSSEEIDRKISSIVEKTLDKLAMPGKRDIEKLEKTVQELSSRVKNLEESR; encoded by the coding sequence ATGCTTGATGTAATTCGTAAGGCGTTGCTCGCAGGTCTGGGCGCTCAGGAACGGGCAAAGGAGTTTATTGATGATCTTGTCAAAAAAGGGGAGTTGAATCAGAGTGATGCGGCGAAGCTGATGAATGAGGTGATGGCAAAGGCAGAGAAGAGCAGTGAAGAGATAGACAGGAAAATCAGCTCTATAGTGGAAAAAACACTTGATAAGCTGGCAATGCCTGGTAAAAGAGATATTGAGAAGCTTGAAAAGACTGTCCAGGAACTTTCAAGCCGTGTAAAGAACCTGGAAGAATCCCGCTGA
- the mltG gene encoding endolytic transglycosylase MltG, whose amino-acid sequence MKSNRFRIIIGTAVILAVLISVAGYSSLLTMRSSNIEVRIFEVPEGVTLKWIAANLQKEGIIENKTLFMLAGRVLLSDKDVRAGEYLFTTDMSLFEVISSFRNGKVNYRTVTIPVGARIDQIGEILQDKGLVDKETFRQLTRNHGLISLLNLDSETDSLEGFLYPDTYYFVKNSSPDRIVRKMIMRFNKLFTPEMAARASELHMSIKEVVTLASVIEKELGSESERTLISAVFHNRLRRKMPLQSDPTVIYALGEDFDGDLKKKHLIFKSSYNTYLQRGLPPGPIGSPTIESIRAALYPANVDYLYFVSRNDGTHYFSNNFEEHDRAVAVYQRSLALKKKLN is encoded by the coding sequence ATGAAATCTAACCGGTTCAGGATTATCATTGGAACAGCCGTGATTCTTGCTGTTCTTATTTCTGTAGCGGGATACAGCAGCCTCCTTACTATGAGGAGCTCGAATATTGAGGTGCGTATATTTGAGGTGCCGGAAGGGGTGACACTAAAGTGGATCGCAGCCAATCTTCAGAAAGAAGGTATTATTGAAAACAAAACATTATTTATGCTGGCCGGGAGGGTTCTCTTGTCAGACAAGGATGTCAGGGCAGGTGAGTATCTTTTTACTACTGATATGAGCCTCTTTGAGGTTATATCATCTTTCAGGAACGGGAAGGTAAACTACCGTACGGTGACAATACCGGTTGGGGCCAGGATTGACCAGATTGGGGAGATACTGCAGGACAAGGGTCTTGTGGACAAAGAGACATTCAGGCAGCTTACCAGGAATCATGGATTAATCAGTTTGCTGAATCTGGATTCAGAAACAGACAGCCTTGAGGGATTTCTCTACCCGGATACCTATTACTTTGTCAAAAACAGTTCACCTGACAGGATTGTACGAAAGATGATAATGAGGTTCAATAAACTCTTTACACCGGAGATGGCAGCCAGGGCATCTGAACTGCATATGAGCATAAAGGAGGTCGTGACCCTTGCGTCAGTAATAGAAAAGGAGCTTGGTTCAGAGAGTGAACGAACCCTTATCTCAGCGGTCTTTCATAACAGATTAAGACGTAAAATGCCTCTACAAAGCGATCCTACTGTTATCTATGCACTTGGTGAAGACTTCGACGGCGATCTCAAGAAGAAACACCTCATCTTTAAATCGTCGTACAACACGTATTTACAACGCGGACTTCCTCCGGGTCCAATAGGCAGTCCTACGATAGAGTCTATTCGCGCAGCCTTATATCCTGCTAATGTTGATTATCTCTACTTCGTATCCAGGAACGACGGTACACACTACTTTTCCAATAACTTTGAGGAACATGACAGGGCGGTAGCCGTGTATCAGAGGTCCCTCGCATTAAAGAAAAAGTTGAATTAA